Proteins encoded by one window of Rutidosis leptorrhynchoides isolate AG116_Rl617_1_P2 chromosome 7, CSIRO_AGI_Rlap_v1, whole genome shotgun sequence:
- the LOC139859185 gene encoding uncharacterized protein produces the protein MARKYNKNNIRGINVNGSWCENPNTIKEVAFNHFKSIFEVHNSDGPSLEGLFSELITSADNELLEAPFTEGEIWESVKCCGSSKAPGPDGFNFGFFKKFWSIIKDDLVGAINWFWVFGEFSKGCNASFVSLIPKKSDPLSFSDYRPISLICSYYKIIAKMLSLRICKVVPSLVGKEQSAFLGGRYILDGALVANEVVEDLKRNKKHGLIFKVDFEKAFDSLNWDYLLKVMKCMGFGTKWCRLPFMYLGIPVGNKMKKLNDWSPVIEKFNKRFKTETNTLWVAVIRSIYGSNGGLVLGNGLVRKPNASLWNSICVAGKHVDGLGISFSKSFIRLLGDGKSTSFWNDIWVGNASLKDKFKRLYRLEIDKDINISNKTEEFKGDGLGNWAYPPMGRTNSELTELRDTVRNLQLIEDKKDCWSWNLNSKGTYMVKDCSVLVDKVILPRAVNSIESLRNGLVPKKVEVFIWRARLGRIPVRFELDKRGIDLNSVRCPICDGDIETVEHILFSCQMAKDIWAKVLKWWGYNSALFGYEDIFNGTFGYVAHDHKRNQWQAVCWVVCYIIWKNRNAKVFKNKLEKVPSLFSEVQVLSYDWISRRCKGHIMDWLQWFSQH, from the exons ATGGCG AggaaatataataaaaacaacatCCGGGGGATTAATGTTAATGGGTCTTGGTGTGAAAATCCTAATACAATCAAAGAAGTTGCTTTCAACCATTTTAAGAGCATATTCGAGGTACATAATTCGGATGGACCAAGCCTTGAAGGGCTGTTTTCTGAATTGATTACATCAGCGGACAACGAGCTCTTAGAAGCTCCTTTCACGGAAGGGGAAATTTGGGAATCGGTCAAATGTTGTGGTAGTTCGAAGGCCCCGGGACCGGATGGGTTCAACTTTGGTTTTTTCAAAaagttttggtccataatcaaagaTGATTTGGTAGGTGCTATCAACTGGTTTTGGGTTTTTGGCGAGTTTTCAAAGGGTTGCAATGCCTCTTTTGTTTCCCTTATTCCGAAGAAATCGGACCCGCTGAGTTTTAGTGATTATCGCCCGATTAGTCTTATTTGCAGTTATTATAAAATTATCGCGAAGATGTTGTCTTTGAGAATTTGTAAAGTGGTACCTAGTCTTGTAGGGAAGGAACAGAGTGCGTTTCTTGGGGGTAGATATATTCTAGACGGTGCGTTAGTTGCAAATGAAGTGGTCGAAGATCTTAAACGAAACAAAAAGCACGGCCTAATTTTTAAGGTAGACTTCGAGAAAGCCTTTGATTCGCTTAATTGGGATTATCTTCTTAAAGTGATGAAATGTATGGGGTTCGGTACCAAATGGT GTCGGTTGCCTTTCATGTATTTGGGTATTCCCGTGGGTAATAAGATGAAGAAATTGAATGATTGGTCCCCGGTGATCGAGAAATTTAACAAGAG gtttaaaaccgaaactaacACTTTGTGGGTCGCCGTAATTCGTAGCATTTATGGTTCTAATGGAGGTCTTGTGCTTGGAAACGGGCTTGTCCGAAAACCAAACGCTAGCCTTTGGAATTCTATTTGTGTCGCAGGAAAACATGTGGACGGGTTAGGGATTTCTTTCTCTAAGTCTTTCATACGCTTGCTCGGGGACGGGAAAAGCACCTCTTTTTGGAATGACATTTGGGTGGGGAACGCAAGCCTCAAagacaaattcaaaagattatacaGGCTCGAGATTGACAAAGATATCAACATCAGTAATAAAACCGAAGAATTTAAGGGAGATGGGCTCGGCAATTGGGCCTATCCACCTATGGGACGAACGAATAGTGAACTAACTGAATTGCGAGATACTGTTCGGAACTTGCAGCTGATCGAAGATAAAAAAGACTGTTGGAGCTGGAATCTCAATTCGAAGGGTACATATATGGTCAAGGACTGTTCGGTTCTAGTGGACAAAGTCATCCTACCACGTGCGGTTAATTCAATTGAGTCGTTGCGAAATGGTTTGGTTCCAAAAAAAGTAGAGGTGTTTATTTGGCGGGCGAGATTAGGTCGTATACCGGTAAGGTTCGAGTTAGATAAACGGGGCATCGATTTGAACAGCGTGAGATGTCCGATTTGTGATGGTGACATTGAGACGGTGGAACATATACTTTTTTCTTGTCAAATGGCCAAAGACATATGGGCGAAAGTCCTTAAATGGTGGGGGTATAATTCGGCTTTATTCGGGTATGAGGATATTTTTAATGGTACCTTCGGCTACGTAGCACATGATCACAAAAGGAACCAATGGCAAGCGGTTTGTTGGGTGGTTTGTTACATTATATGGAAGAATCGAAATGCAAAGGTGTTCAAGAATAAGCTCGAGAAGGTCCCATCTTTATTTAGCGAGGTTCAAGTTCTTTCATACGATTGGATTTCACGACGTTGCAAGGGTCATATTATGGATTGGCTTCAATGGTTCTCACAACATTAG
- the LOC139857227 gene encoding RNA polymerase I-specific transcription initiation factor rrn3-like, whose amino-acid sequence MGAVGGDEHAEMGDVSDYELSHHVREALKSAILGDTDEYNQIVGHMHHNVRLDPDEVAMLVTILRALSEAVSHIDVVHHRSLLSSICGMSLWNYGPNVMDALVELVVTLASSSGKYVDLCLDMLVSNFTPPFNFLEILKQPRGLAKKDQVLSRVHFALKGIADLVPLAPSRLEQIVRERIPNVFAKEAQIVVYVENMLMLEGGDMGELVGNSMIFELVNRLIDLDVEIGWDEVLQDDVTNKGIFEMELEDMARPIDETEMDMDEPQRVYTGRKVLWANVAAQKLDTLMVLMFDHLQAAFNNGRLVQVFEALLQSFQSTVLNAYKSKFAQFVMFYACSLDPDDCGMQFVSRLLEIFSSTVYPQDWRMSAVAYLASYLSRAKFLSDSYVTDVLESIVDWCYKYSEIQSGEINPKNHRVFYAGCQAIMYVLCFRLRSIMDTPLLKSKLSNMPLEQLLKHGLNPLEVCLPSIVEEFLHQTKAARLFRVSGTFAFHDLLESDLSRAFGGFERLDMFFPFDPYLLKKSDSYIRPNFMYWKMVRTTSDDEHDEDDDDDDDVDEEGVRDEDEGNHGVSNGMGPMSFEDDNVLDMKLNEMSITPRDSFMFGNDRHKKMQMPSRIRPSTSPESL is encoded by the exons ATGGGAGCTGTAGGTGGAGATGAACATGCTGAGATGGGTGATGTTAGTGATTATGAGTTGTCTCATCATGTTCGTGAAGCGCTTAAATCTGCTATTTTG GGTGATACTGATGAATATAATCAAATTGTTGGACATATGCATCACAATGTGCGCCTAGACCCTGATGAAGTGGCCATGCTTGTC ACAATTTTGAGAGCGCTATCTGAAGCAGTTTCCCACATCGATGTTGTGCATCACCGGTCTCTTCTTTCTTCT ATATGTGGAATGAGCTTGTGGAACTACGGGCCCAATGTCATGGATGCATTAGTCGAACTAGTAGTAACCTTG GCTTCATCAAGTGGAAAATACGTTGATTTGTGTTTGGATATGCTTGTAAGCAACTTTACCCCACCTTTCAATTTCCTCGAGATTTTGAAGCAGCCACGTGGATTAGCGAAAAAGGATCAAGTTCTTAGTCGAGTTCATTTTGCACTAAAAGGAATTGCCGATCTTGTGCCGCTAGCGCCTTCGAGATTGGAACAGATTGTTAGGGAGAGAATACCAAATGTGTTCGCTAAAGAAGCT CAAATTGTAGTATATGTGGAGAACATGCTAATGTTGGAGGGTGGTGATATGGGTGAGCTTGTTGGTAACTCTATGATATTCGAATTGGTGAATAGGCTGATAGACCTAGAT GTGGAAATAGGTTGGGATGAAGTTTTGCAGGATGATGTTACCAATAAAGGCATCTTTGAGATGGAGCTAGAAGATATGGCACGACCCATTGATGAAACCGAGATGGATATGGATGAG CCCCAGAGAGTATATACTGGTCGAAAAGTTCTTTGGGCAAACGTAGCTGCTCAGAAGTTGGATACGTTAATGGTTCTCATGTTTGACCACCTTCAAGCTGCTTTCAATAACGGTCGTTTGGTGCAG gttTTTGAGGCACTTCTTCAGTCATTCCAGAGTACTGTGTTGAACGCATACAAGTCAAAATTTGCCCAG TTTGTAATGTTCTATGCTTGTTCGCTTGACCCCGATGATTGCGGGATGCAGTTTGTGAGCAGGCTTCTTGAAATCTTTAGTAGTACTGTCTATCCTCAAGACTGGCG AATGAGTGCAGTTGCTTATCTTGCAAGTTACCTGTCTCGTGCCAAATTCTTGTCCGATTCGTATGTGACAGACGTATTGGAAAG TATTGTGGATTGGTGTTACAAGTACTCCGAAATCCAGAGTGGTGAAATAAACCCAAAAAATCACCGAGTATTTTATGCTGGATGCCAG GCCATTATGTATGTACTTTGCTTCCGTCTGAGATCAATTATGGACACTCCTTTACTCAAATCAAAACTATCAAATATGCCTCTTGAGCAACTTTTAAAGCATGGATTGAACCCTTTAGAG GTGTGCTTACCGTCCATAGTAGAGGAGTTTCTCCATCAAACTAAAGCCGCTCGTCTTTTTCGTGTATCGGGTACATTTGCGTTTCATGATCTACTTGAATCGGACCTTTCCCGGGCTTTTGGTGGGTTCGAAAGACTTGATATGTTCTTTCCCTTTGATCCATATTTGTTGAAGAAGTCCGACAG TTATATCCGACCAAACTTCATGTACTGGAAAATGGTGAGGACTACTTCCGACGATGAACATgacgaggatgatgatgatgatgacgacgtcGATGAGGAAGGTGTTAGAGACGAAGATGAAGGTAATCACGGTGTATCTAATGGCATGGGTCCCATGAGCTTTGAAGACGATAACGTACTTGATATGAAGTTGAACGAGATGTCTATTACTCCCCGAGATTCCTTCATGTTTGGAAACGATCGGCATAAAAAAATGCAGATGCCTTCAAGAATCAGACCGTCTACGAGCCCAGAATCCTTGTGA